The Paenibacillus tianjinensis genome has a window encoding:
- a CDS encoding MFS transporter, whose protein sequence is MSAISATYQEDAAVQKMRWIILIVLNLFTFMSTLDGSIVNIALPVLVKQLNLPVAQVEWVTTGYLMAICSVILFFGKLGDMVGKIRVFRIGTVIFILGSLLCGWSTSLPFLIASRVVQAIGASMTMANSQGIVTDIFPATERGKALGLIGTFVSLGSIAGPSLGGIIVSTLGWEYIFWVNVPIGLIAFALGMKVLPKDLVRVKSRIDLPGSLLFAFFIITLFAGLLLGQQLGYGDSKIVAALIAAAASFIAFIVVELRSQAPLLQLSLFKNSLFSLSILCAFLVFVANFCFNIISPFYAQNMLGLSPFYAGFLLMLFPISMVVIAPLSGALSDKIGSEFLTFAGLIVMVIAQFGLARLHDGSSVILVGLWIAMLGIGSGLFQSPNNSLIMSKVPRTQLGSAGSVNSLVRNVGMVVGITIATSILFNVMSSKAGHRVTGLVPGRPDIFLSGMHVVFMTSSVICLVSALLTGWRLITIRKSKRAEA, encoded by the coding sequence ATGAGTGCGATTAGTGCAACCTATCAGGAGGATGCAGCGGTTCAGAAGATGCGCTGGATTATTCTGATTGTTCTTAATTTGTTTACTTTTATGTCTACCCTGGACGGAAGTATTGTCAATATTGCCCTGCCGGTGCTGGTGAAGCAGCTGAATCTTCCGGTTGCCCAGGTCGAATGGGTCACTACAGGGTATCTGATGGCGATTTGTTCGGTTATTCTGTTTTTTGGTAAGCTGGGGGATATGGTCGGTAAGATCCGTGTGTTTAGAATCGGGACAGTGATTTTCATTCTCGGTTCTCTGCTCTGCGGATGGAGCACAAGTCTTCCATTCCTTATTGCCTCCCGTGTCGTTCAGGCCATTGGTGCTTCGATGACCATGGCGAACAGCCAGGGAATTGTGACGGATATTTTTCCGGCTACCGAACGCGGCAAGGCGCTTGGCCTGATCGGGACCTTCGTGTCTCTCGGCAGTATCGCCGGACCTAGCCTTGGCGGAATTATTGTATCCACCCTGGGCTGGGAATATATTTTTTGGGTGAATGTGCCGATTGGCCTGATTGCCTTCGCGCTCGGAATGAAGGTTCTGCCGAAGGATCTGGTCCGGGTGAAATCGCGGATTGATCTGCCGGGCAGTCTGCTGTTTGCGTTCTTTATCATTACACTGTTTGCCGGACTGCTGCTGGGACAGCAGCTTGGTTATGGGGACAGCAAGATCGTCGCTGCGCTTATCGCTGCCGCCGCCTCGTTCATCGCTTTTATTGTCGTGGAACTCCGCAGTCAGGCACCGCTGCTGCAGCTGTCGCTGTTTAAGAACTCCCTATTTTCACTTAGCATTCTGTGTGCCTTTCTCGTATTTGTGGCCAACTTCTGCTTCAATATTATCTCGCCCTTCTATGCGCAGAATATGCTGGGCCTGTCACCGTTCTATGCCGGATTTCTGCTGATGCTCTTTCCGATTTCGATGGTTGTCATCGCTCCGCTCAGCGGGGCTCTGTCTGATAAGATCGGCTCTGAGTTCTTAACCTTCGCCGGGCTCATCGTCATGGTGATTGCCCAGTTCGGGCTGGCCCGGCTGCATGACGGAAGCTCCGTTATTCTCGTCGGACTGTGGATCGCGATGCTCGGGATCGGCAGCGGGCTGTTCCAGTCTCCGAACAATTCACTGATTATGAGTAAGGTCCCGCGCACTCAGCTTGGTTCTGCGGGCAGTGTCAATTCACTTGTCCGTAATGTGGGGATGGTCGTCGGGATCACCATTGCCACATCCATCCTGTTCAATGTGATGAGCAGCAAGGCCGGGCACCGGGTAACCGGTCTCGTTCCGGGCCGTCCGGATATTTTCCTCTCGGGCATGCACGTGGTCTTTATGACTTCTTCGGTCATTTGTCTGGTCTCGGCCCTGCTGACGGGCTGGCGTCTGATTACGATCAGAAAGAGCAAGCGGGCAGAGGCTTAA